One segment of Erigeron canadensis isolate Cc75 chromosome 2, C_canadensis_v1, whole genome shotgun sequence DNA contains the following:
- the LOC122586441 gene encoding uncharacterized protein LOC122586441: MVTDSSPNFDDGTDIFSPMMPSENDSLMGKRKEMEVVELEGSRRKKKKKQNGTPRPACSWVHFSREFIKEYSASHPESSGLKVATKAASDAWKVMTLEEKAKYTKRAREVWDDYLSSAPAREPKPRKQANLVTRCSPGRLVNVLKHFTPEQKEDVKSMGFGSLLDLKCRTLRRSLCLWLLERFNTIRRSLEICGERIPLYPHDVELVMGLPANGKDVVNSGPDDLVAELRQKYNASNRGISVRFLEERLAQPEGGDDFKRAFLLYVLGTLLCPTARLDVSPSFLHLLTDMDCIHEYNWAKFLLDRLVREVSRYRQGKQRAVGGCLLFLQIFYYESVAIGGACEPGPVVVPCLSLWTEEAISEREKQEKELGGYGCGEVICKERGLGLGLLHDRYHTDVLPLREVATRVNRGTLVRQEENLENVPFAYKNENAPPIRIDNYGYKAPLDYTNTNPHDNRSMYTDQSTCPLLNCNFTGLFQELSDHFSTKHWDSGRRFQYNSPLPVSLGMDETFLVLQAEDDGILFLLNKGTENIGHTVMVTCIGPSTSNERFLYCLVSERGNSSLRLKSFTQTLPGRVEGIPPADFLLVPFGYLNSSGELNLEVCIWNPSDLGEV; this comes from the exons ATGGTTACTGATAGCTCTCCTAATTTTGATGATGGGACTGACATTTTCTCACCAATG ATGCCGAGTGAAAATGATTCCTTGATggggaagagaaaagaaatggaGGTTGTAGAACTTGAAGGAAGCAggaggaagaaaaagaagaagcaaAATGGGACACCTCGTCCGGCTTGCTCTTGGGTACATTTTAG CCGGGAATTTATTAAGGAATATAGCGCTTCCCATCCCGAATCATCTGGTCTGAAAGTT GCGACAAAAGCAGCTTCAGATGCTTGGAAAGTGATGACTCTtgaagaaaaagcaaaatacACAAAACGAGCCCGTGAAGTTTGGGATGACTACTTGAGCTCTGCTCCTGCCCGTGAACCTAAACCTAGAAAGCAG GCCAACCTAGTCACCAGGTGTTCCCCTGGTCGTTTAGTCAACGTGTTAAAACATTTCACACCTGAACAAAAAGAAGATGTGAAAAGTATGGGATTTGGTAGTCTACTTGATCTCAAGTGTAGAACTTTGAGGCGAAGTTTGTGCTTATGGTTGCTAGAAAGATTCAACACCATTAGACGTAGCTTAGAGATTTGTGGCGAACGGATTCCTTTATACCCTCATGACGTGGAACTTGTAATGGGATTACCAGCTAATGGTAAGGATGTGGTCAACTCAGGTCCTGATGACTTAGTTGCAGAGTTGCGCCAAAAATACAATGCCTCAAATAGAGGAATTTCAGTTCGTTTTCTTGAAGAAAGATTGGCTCAACCAGAAGGAGGAGATGATTTTAAAAGAGCGTTTCTTTTGTATGTTTTAGGGACACTTCTTTGTCCTACAGCAAGGCTAGATGTTAGCCCTTCGTTTCTTCATCTTTTGACTGATATGGATTGTATCCATGAATACAATTGGGCAAAATTCTTGCTTGACAGGCTCGTTAGGGAAGTGTCTCGTTATCGTCAAGGGAAACAACGTGCCGTGGGTGGTTGTCTTCTGTTTCTTCAG ATATTTTACTATGAGAGTGTTGCCATTGGAGGTGCTTGTGAACCGGGTCCTGTTGTGGTTCCATGCTTATCCTTGTGGACAGAGGAAGCTATTTCCGAGAGAGAAAAACAGGAGAAAGAGCTTGGTGGTTACGGATGTGGAGAG GTGATTTGCAAGGAGAGAGGTCTTGGATTAGGGTTGTTGCATGACAGGTATCATACGGACGTGCTTCCATTAAGAGAGGTGGCTACCAGAGTTAATCGTGGTACTCTTGTTCGACAGGAAGAAAATCTG GAAAATGTACCATTTGCTTACAAGAATGAAAATGCTCCGCCTATACGGATCGATAACTATGGCTACAAAGCCCCATTAGATTATACAAACACAAATCCTCATGACAATAGAAGTATGTACACAGATCAATCCACATGCCCGCTTTTGAACTGCAACTTCACTGGTTTATTTCAAGAATTATCAGATCATTTCAGCACTAAACATTGGGATTCTGGAAGACGTTTCCAGTATAACTCCCCGTTACCCGTATCTTTAGGCATGGATGAAACCTTCCTTGTGCTTCAAGCTGAAGATGATGGTATTCTTTTCCTACTGAATAAAGGGACTGAAAATATTGGGCACACTGTAATGGTAACCTGTATTGGACCGAGTACCAGTAATGAGCGCTTTCTTTATTGTCTCGTGTCAGAAAGAGGTAATAGCTCATTAAGGTTGAAGTCATTCACACAGACTCTTCCTGGTCGAGTTGAAGGTATACCTCCAGCTGATTTTCTGTTGGTCCCATTTGGGTATCTAAATTCATCCGGTGAGCTGAATTTAGAGGTTTGTATATGGAACCCTTCAGATTTAGGTGAAGTTTGA
- the LOC122586444 gene encoding uncharacterized protein LOC122586444, with translation MSSKQFGILHTPTNDIKQVRECLEGIECYGKADFDNTLVLAAGHLLNRPPNMNNSLLFFVASPTHIVSTLVSHYGDLFKKHGVAVNIVNLFVLEDDVLSKMKGRRGLQLELGRFKYGRRELGIFVAHANNDGNSQVLDVKDPHSVFDVISNSILKKVLYLKEKHQKDAAENVDVIQQLEPSHKESVNVKAPGIQSFKKVGQCHNEKNKGTADDEIV, from the exons ATGAGTTCAAAACAGTTTGGAATTCTGCATACTCCCACTAATGATATCAAACAAGTCCGAGAATGCCTTGAAG GTATAGAATGTTACGGCAAGGCGGATTTTGATAATACGCTTGTGTTGGCAGCGGGTCATCTTTTGAATAGGCCCCCAAATATGAATAACAGTTTGCTTTTCTTTGTTGCAAG TCCTACACATATAGTTTCTACATTGGTGAGCCACTATGGAGATTTATTTAAAAAGCACGGTGTAGCCGTAAATATTGTCAACCTCTTTGTATTGGAAGATGACGTCCTATCTAAGATGAAGGGGCGCAGGGGCTTGCAATTAGAGCTTGGTCGGTTCAAGTATGGGAGGAGGGAGCTTGGTATCTTCGTTGCTCATGCCAATAATGATGGAAACAGCCAAGTACTAGACGTTAAAGATCCACATTCTGTTTTTGATGTCATATCCAATTCTATACTAAAAAAGGTTCTTTACCTTAAGGAGAAACATCAGAAAGATGCCGCAGAGAATGTTGATGTTATACAGCAGTTGGAACCGTCTCACAAGGAGAGTGTTAATGTTAAAGCGCCCGGAATCCAAAGTTTTAAAAAGGTGGGCCAATGTCACAATGAGAAGAATAAAGGCACTGCAGATGATGAAATTGTTTAA